In Myotis daubentonii chromosome 10, mMyoDau2.1, whole genome shotgun sequence, one genomic interval encodes:
- the LOC132211466 gene encoding olfactory receptor 2A12, with product MGSNQTWITEVILLGFQVDPELEIFLFGFFLLFYSLTLIGNGVILGLICLDSRLHTPMYFFLSNLAIVDMSYASSTVPKMLANLVMQKKTISFAPCILQTFLYLAFAVTECMSLVVMSYDRYVAICHPLHYSVIMSWRVCTVLAAASWIFSFLLALVHITLILRLPFCGPQKINHFFCQIMSVFKLACADTRLNQIVLFVGSVLVLVGPLSLVLVSYTRILVAILRIQSGEGRRKAFSTCSSHLCVVGLFFGSAIIMYLAPKSSHSQEQRKILSLFYSLFNPLLNPLIYSLRNAEVKGALRRLGKKRSL from the coding sequence ATGGGGAGCAACCAGACATGGATCACGGAAGTTATCCTGCTGGGCTTCCAGGTTGACCCAGAACTTGAAATTTTCCTCTTTGggttctttttgctcttctacaGCCTCACCTTGATAGGAAACGGGGTGATCCTGGGGCTCATCTGCCTGGACTCCAGACTGCACacccccatgtacttcttcctctcaaACCTGGCCATCGTTGACATGTCCTATGCCTCAAGCACTGTTCCCAAGATGCTGGCAAATCTTGTGATGCAGAAGAAAACCATCTCCTTTGCTCCATGCATTCTTCAGACCTTCCTGTACTTGGCATTTGCTGTCACAGAGTGTATGAGTCTGGTGGTGATGTCCTACGATCGCTAcgtggccatctgccaccccctccATTACTCTGTCATCATGAGCTGGAGAGTGTGCACAGTCCTGGCTGCCGCTTCCTGGATATTCAGCTTCCTCTTGGCTCTAGTCCACATTACTCTCATTCTGAGGCTGCCCTTTTGTGGGCCACAAAAAATCAACCACTTTTTCTGTCAGATCATGTCAGTATTCAAATTGGCCTGTGCTGACACTAGGCTCAACCAGATTGTCCTGTTTGTGGGCTCCGTGTTAGTCTTAGTGGGGCCCCTCAGCTTGGTGCTGGTGTCCTACACACGCATCCTCGTTGCCATCCTGAGGATCCAGTCTGGGGAGGGCCGCCGAAAGGCCTTCTCCACCTGCTCCTCCCACCTCTGCGTGGTCGGGCTCTTCTTTGGCAGTGCCATCATCATGTACCTGGCCCCCAAATCCAGCCACTCTCAAGAACAAAGGAAGATTCTGTCGTTGTTTTACAGCCTTTTCAACCCTTTGCTGAATCCCCTgatctacagcctgaggaacgCTGAGGTGAAGGGAGccctgaggaggctggggaagaagAGATCACTGTGA